The Triticum aestivum cultivar Chinese Spring chromosome 3A, IWGSC CS RefSeq v2.1, whole genome shotgun sequence genome includes a region encoding these proteins:
- the LOC123058951 gene encoding galactose mutarotase: MAAMSMKTMMALAPLLCLAVAASLGGVEARKHPGKETLGYYELRRGEFSMVVTNWGATILSVRLPDKNGRIDDVVLGYKTIGGYVNDTTYFGALVGRVANRIAGGRFTIKNHPYHTYTNDGNNTLHGGHRGFNQVFWSVRERATGAFPYITFYYRSGDGEEGFPGALDVLVTYKIDGDCSYSVTMYARPVDKPTPVNLAQHTYWNLRGHGRGTVLDHSVQIFASAVTPVGGDLIPTSAVTPVAGTPFDFRAPAAPGARIAEVEGGYDINYVLDGRDADGQGVRKVAVVSEATSGRVMELWGDQPGVQFYTGNFLKGDEGKGGAVYEKHGGLCLETQDFPDAVHNPKFPTEIYRAGQVYKHYMLYKFSIAGK; encoded by the exons ATGGCGGCGATGAGCATGAAGACGATGATGGCGTTAGCGCCGCTCTTGTGCCTGGCCGTGGCCGCGTCGCTGGGCGGCGTGGAGGCGAGGAAGCACCCGGGGAAGGAGACCCTGGGGTACTACGAGCTGCGCCGGGGCGAGTTCTCCATGGTCGTCACCAACTGGGGCGCCACCATCCTCTCCGTCAGGCTCCCCGACAAGAACG GGCGCATCGACGACGTCGTTCTTGGGTACAAGACCATCGGAGGTTACGTG AATGACACCACCTACTTCGGCGCGCTGGTGGGGCGGGTGGCGAACCGGATCGCCGGCGGGCGGTTCACGATCAAGAACCACCCCTACCACACCTACACCAACGACGGCAACAACACGCTCCACGGCGGCCACCGCGGCTTCAACCAGGTGTTCTGGTCGGTGCGGGAGCGGGCCACCGGCGCCTTCCCCTACATCACCTTCTACTACCgcagcggcgacggcgaggagggcTTCCCGGGCGCGCTGGACGTGCTCGTCACCTACAAGATCGACGGCGACTGCTCGTACAGCGTCACCATGTACGCCCGCCCCGTGGACAAGCCGACGCCCGTGAACCTGGCGCAGCACACGTACTGGAACCTGCGCGGGCACGGGCGGGGCACCGTCCTGGACCACTCCGTCCAGATCTTCGCGTCCGCCGTCACCCCCGTCGGCGGCGACCTCATCCCCACGAGCGCCGTGACGCCCGTCGCCGGCACGCCCTTCGACTTCCGCGCCCCGGCGGCGCCCGGCGCGCGCATCGCGGAGGTGGAGGGCGGCTACGACATCAACTACGTGCTGGACGGGCGCGACGCGGACGGGCAGGGGGTGCGCAAGGTGGCGGTGGTGAGCGAGGCCACGTCCGGGCGGGTGATGGAGCTGTGGGGCGACCAGCCCGGCGTGCAGTTCTACACGGGAAACTTCCTCAAGGGCGACGAGGGCAAGGGAGGCGCCGTGTACGAGAAGCACGGCGGGCtgtgcctggagacgcaggacttCCCCGACGCCGTGCACAACCCCAAGTTCCCCACCGAGATCTACCGCGCGGGCCAGGTGTACAAGCACTACATGCTCTACAAGTTCTCGATCGCCGGCAAGTAG
- the LOC123062957 gene encoding CHD3-type chromatin-remodeling factor PICKLE translates to MRGGRRGTWKVRRGGGAAAARPPPDERAADVQVIELSDDEVKSATQTKPPEVSAKNLGRLRKRTAAGGTATSELHEDEVQAADVMPSNGEGGQLLPPCRRSKRLQRERTEKQELSSRESQHDVFVNSEDESKMLVRRRRPNHLRKRFTSEYFSGEWNEDKYISRSSSDDDDDHLPPQRRSKRLWHRMGTSKDAYNGDSDSDTVDNHRKAIPCRRMSKRLQQKQKADHVSDENCTKASLCMLPTSKSSGSDDELLRSTVKLCKSASSGPTCSICKSGAGSCLLIQCQNTSCSRSFHTFCLSPPMQDSRGTLECPLCKIDQASLAKGTEVYALKKVQTLVGCRRVILQESDFQYQMLVKWQSLSHHHDCWVPLDWLRVFEPQRARTYISKNTLPKEAYSEDQRKPEWLEVDRAIACRRKFGYDGLCDVLASFDNNEDFEGHEFLVKWKGLDYCDATWESYFTEGVPSAVSMLVQRHKNTVRSPMNIDVMVPENVLYNYQVQGLQWILDNFKSRRSVILADEMGLGKTVQVVCFLNRIIKGSLTTSPALVIVPKSILLQWEKEFDRWAHDLSIVVYQGDKDSIKCIQAHELYSSKGKTLFDALVTSYEIVQIDKAVLKKIKWSTIVIDEAHRLKTLDCNLASCLLKYSSDFRLLLTGTPFQNNVLELFSLLHYIDPNEFSDPKDDLLFSPIESERGLTIDEKIARIPEILKPRMLRRLKADVLKDSMPTKKWVEVPCALTDSQRDLYINILEKNYSKLNSAIQDGRKRSLNNVLMELRKCCNHPYLFTGSDGKQHAGEDVLQSLVSASGKLQLLQKLLPKLKERGNRVLIFSQMTKMLDILEDFLSFLGYTYARIDGQTALSERQESIKEYNNAESETFIFLMSTRAGGIGIDLPGADRVIIYDPDFNPFMDLQAQSRAHRIGQTRPVVVYQLITKCSVEAKILQKSKQKLAIENILMNSSKKPPSADELKSILLHGAKIIQDKKEIKAVSIHYDDEAIQNLLKLDPSSDEMCTSECNGYLGGIESFPHGAEDVVPPSPKVEELKVFKPATPKVDLGRGRRQRNLVKYFEETDNEDSDDMYAPEASSESSSSSSDDETDEEIPEVARARTEVDMKAETVSVVKPEVAPVPAPLPQSQSPAALPQMKRKRLSLL, encoded by the exons ATGAGAGGGGGGAGGCGCGGGACGTGGAAAgtgcggcggggaggcggcgccgccgccgctcggccgCCGCCGGACGAGCGCGCCGCCGACGTCCAGGTCATCGAACTCAGCGATG ATGAGGTGAAGTCAGCAACGCAGACAAAACCACCGGAAG TTTCCGCAAAGAACCTCGGGCGTCTCAGGAAGCGAACAGCCGCCGGTGGTACTGCAACTTCTGAGTTGCATGAGGACGAGGTGCAGGCTGCTGATGTCATGCCGAGCAATGGTGAAG GTGGGCAACTGTTGCCTCCATGTAGAAGGTCCAAACGCCTACAGAGAGAACGAACTGAAAAGCAAGAATTGAGTAGCAGGGAGAGTCAGCATGATGTATTTGTGAACAGTGAGGATG AGTCCAAAATGTTGGTTCGACGAAGGAGGCCAAACCACCTCAGAAAGAGATTTACATCCGAGTATTTCAGTGGTGAATGGAATGAAGACAAATATATATCGCGGAGCAGCTCTGATGATG ATGATGATCACTTGCCCCCCCAGCGAAGGTCAAAGCGTCTTTGGCACAGAATGGGAACTAGCAAAGATGCATACAACGGCGATTCTGATAGTGACACTGTAGATA ATCATAGGAAGGCAATTCCATGCAGAAGAATGTCAAAGCGCCTACAGCAGAAACAGAAGGCTGATCATGTTTCAGAT GAGAATTGCACTAAAGCTTCTCTGTGCATGTTGCCAACGTCTAAATCTTCAGGATCAG ATGATGAGCTATTGCGTAGCACTGTAAAACTTTGCAAAAGCGCTTCTAGTGGACCTACTTGCTCAATATGTAAG AGTGGAGCCGGTAGCTGTCTTCTGATCCAGTGCCAGAACACAAGCTGTTCTCGTAGCTTCCACACCTTCTGTCTTAGTCCTCCGATGCAGGATAGTAGAGGCACTTTGGAATGTCCTCTCTGCAAAATCGATCAAGCATCCTTGGCTAAGGGGACGGAAGTATATGCCTTAAAAAAGGTCCAAACACTTGTTGGTTGCAGACGGGTAATTCTTCAGGAGTCAGATTTCCAGTATCAAATGCTCGTGAAATGGCAATCACTTTCTCATCATCACGACTGCTGG GTTCCACTTGATTGGCTTCGTGTTTTTGAGCCTCAACGAGCACGAACCTACATAAGCAAGAATAC CTTACCTAAAGAGGCATACTCGGAGGATCAAAGGAAACCTGAATGGCTTGAAGTAGATCGTGCCATTGCATGCCGCCGGAAGTTTGGTTATGATGGTTTATGTGACGTCCTGGCTAGTTTTGATAATAATGAAGATTTTGAGGGACACGAGTTCCTCGTGAAATGGAAAGGACTTGACTATTGTGATGCCACATGGGAGTCGTATTTCACGGAAGGCGTGCCATCAGCTGTTTCTATGCTTGTCCAAAGGCATAAAAATACTGTACGAAGCCCGATGAACATTGACGTGATGGTCCCAGAAAATGTACTATACAATTACCAGGTTCAGGGGTTACAATGGATTCTTGACAATTTCAAATCTAGGAGGAGCGTTATTCTTGCTG aTGAAATGGGTCTTGGCAAAACTGTCCAAGTTGTTTGCTTTCTCAACCGCATAATCAAAGGAAGTCTGACCACATCTCCTGCATTGGTCATTGTTCCCAAGAGCATCCTACTGCAATGGGAAAAG GAATTTGATCGCTGGGCACATGATCTTAGTATTGTTGTTTACCAAGGAGATAAGGACTCCATAAAGTGTATTCAAGCTCATGAACTGTACTCTTCCAAAGGGAAGACTCTGTTTGATGCTCTAGTGACAAGTTATGAGATTGTCCAAATTGATAAAGCAGTTCTAAAAAAGATTAAGTGGTCAACGATTGTCA TTGATGAGGCTCACAGATTGAAGACGCTTGATTGTAATCTTGCATCCTGCCTATTGAAATATAGCTCAGATTTCCGGTTGCTACTTACA GgaacaccattccaaaataacgtCCTGGAGTTGTTTTCATTGCTTCATTATATTGATCCAAATGAGTTCTCTGACCCAAAGGATGATCTGTTGTTCTCACCAATTGAATCTGAGCGTGGTCTGACAATAGATGAAAAAATCGCCCGCATTCCTGAGATTTTAAAGCCTAG GATGTTGAGGAGATTGAAAGCTGATGTGCTAAAAGATTCTATGCCAACAAAGAAGTGGGTAGAAGTTCCGTGTGCACTTACAGATTCTCAGAGAGATCTTTACATTAATATTCTAGAGAAGAACTACTCAAAGTTGAACAGTGCTATTCAGGATG GTAGGAAGCGTTCTCTGAACAACGTACTAATGGAACTGCGAAAATGCTGCAATCATCCG TATTTGTTTACAGGATCGGATGGTAAACAACATGCAGGAGAAGATGTTCTCCAATCACTAGTTTCTGCATCAGGGAAACTTCAACTCTTACAGAAG TTGCTCCCAAAATTGAAAGAGAGAGGGAACCGTGTATTGATTTTCTCCCAGATGACGAAGATGCTTGATATTCTTGAGGACTTCCTTTCTTTCCTGGGATACACATATGCACG CATTGATGGACAGACAGCACTCTCTGAGAGGCAGGAGAGCATAAAAGAATACAACAACGCTGAAAGTGAAACATTTATTTTCTTGATGTCAACTCGTGCTGGTGGTATAGGTATTGACCTG CCTGGTGCTGATAGAGTAATTATATATG ATCCAGACttcaatccatttatggacttgcAAGCACAGTCCAGGGCTCACCGGATTGGCCAGACCCGACCGGTGGTTGTTTACCAGCTTATTACAAAATGTTCTGTTGAAGCGAAGATATTGCAGAAGTCTAAGCAGAAGCTGGCCATTGAAAATATTTTAATGAACTCTTCCAAGAAGCCGCCAAGTGCAGATGAGCTGAAGTCCATTCTACTACATGGAGCCAAGATAATTCAGGACAAAAAGGAGATTAAAGCTGTATCAATCCATTATGACGACGAGGCCATTCAGAATCTCCTCAAGCTAGATCCTTCGAGCGACGAGATGTGCACTTCAGAATGCAACGGCTATCTTGGCGGCATCGAGAGCTTTCCTCATGGTGCCGAGGACGTAGTACCTCCCTCCCCCAAGGTTGAGGAATTAAAAGTATTCAAGCCTGCCACTCCCAAGGTGGATCTTGGCCGCGGGAGAAGGCAGAGGAACCTCGTGAAGTATTTCGAGGAGACGGACAATGAAGACAGTGATGACATGTACGCTCCAGAGGCTTCCTCCGAGTCCAGTAGCTCTTCCTCTGATGATGAAACAGATGAAGAAATTCCTGAAGTAGCACGCGCTAGAACTGAAGTAGACATGAAAGCTGAAACAGTGAGCGTTGTGAAGCCAGAAGTAGCTCCCGTTCCAGCCCCTCTTCCTCAGAGTCAGAGTCCGGCAGCTCTTCCTCAGATGAAACGGAAGAGGTTAAGCCTATTGTAG